DNA from Acidobacteriota bacterium:
GTATTTGGGCGTCCGGCCAGTCGGGGCTCCTTTGGTTCTTCGATCGCGGCAACGCCGAGGTACTAGTCAAGGTGCTCGACGGTTGTTCCCACAACGACCGGCGGTGGGTGTTCGTGGCGCCGGTGACGGACGTGGCGTTCAACCTCCATGTGACGGACAGCCGCGGCCTGCTCTGGACGCACCGGAATCGGCTCGGCGTGACGGCGGAGACGCGGGCCGACACGAGCGCCTTTCCTTGCGAATAGGCAGGGGGGCCTTCGCGGTCTAGCTTTGCCCCGTCGCTCCCGTCTGGGAGCGAGCTGTTTCCGCGCGTGGGCGCGAACCGCGCCGTCTAGCGGTGTCACGCTGCGGCGGATCGGGTTTCCGCGCTTACGGAAAGTGACGCGAAGGCCACGCCCCGTGTCACGCCCGGCCGGCAGGATCACCGCCGATGAAGGAGCGACTTCAGCTCATGAGTCCGGTTGCGGTCGAGGCGGGCCGGATGGACGCGGGTCCGATCGTGGACCTGTTCACCGTGCGCTACCTCGACGACACGGGCAGGGAGCGCGTGGAGCGGTACACGACGGGTCCCGCCGCCACGGCGTCGGTGATGTATGGCGGCCAGGAGTACCGGCCGCTGCCTATCGCGCTCGAGGGCGCCGGGTTCAGTGCGTCGGGGGCCGCGGCGCGGCCCACGCTGCGCGTATCGCTGCTCGACCGCACGGCTGCCCCCGCGGGCTGGCACGGCGCGAGGATCGATCGCGTACGGACTCTGGCGAGGTATCTGGACGGCGCTTCGGAGGCTGACTCGTCGCGCCACTGGCCGCGGGAGTCCTGGGTGGTCGACCGGCTGTCGCGCGAGGCGCGGGAAGAGGTCGTCTGGCAGCTCTCGTCACCGCTCGATCTGGAGCAGTCGATGATTCCGCGCCGCCAGGTGTTGCGCGACGTCTGCCAGTGGCAGTACCGGCGCCGCGTGGGGGACGCCTGGGAGGATCCGCCCGTTGAAGACGGCTGCCCGTACCGGGGCCGGAACGCCGCCGGCGGTCCTTACTGGAACGCCGGCGATGAGGAGGTGTCGGAAGCGGCAGAGGACGTGTGTTCGCGCCGGCTGTCGGGGTGCAGGCTGCGGTTTGGAGAGCACGGCGTACTGCCGTTCGGCGGCTTCGCCGGGGTGTCGCAGGTGCGACGATGATCGAACTGACGGCGACAGGCCTGGCGGCGCTGCGTGCCCATGTGGAGCGCGAGTGGCCGCGGGAGGCAGGCGGTCTGATCGTGGGCGGCGGCTTCTTCGCCCTGCCCAACCGGCACCCGGAGCCCGAGCGGGGGTACGAGTTCCACCAGGCGGATCTTGATGGCGCCGCCGCGGTCGTGCACTCGCACCCGGACGGAGCGCCGTTTCCGTCCCGTGAGGACATGAAGTCGCAGGTCGCTGTGGGGCTGCCGCACGGCATCGTTCCGATGACGGGAGCGTCCGTTAGTGCGACTGGCGCAGCCGCTCCGGATGAACCACGCGAGGTCGTGGCGGGAGAGCCGTTCTTCTGGCCGGACATGGATCGGCCCTACGTCGGCCGCCCTTACCGTCACGGTGTGACGGATTGCTTCACGCTGGTGCGGGACTGGTATCGGCGCGAGTGCGGGATTGAGCTGCCTCCGGTGGCTTACGAGTGGCGCTGGGACGAGACGTCGCCGGAACTCGACCTTTACTCGTCCTGGCGGAGGCGACTCGGGTGGAGCGCGGTCGATCCGTCGCGGGCGCGGCCGGGCGACATCGTGCTGCTGCGGATGGCCGGCGGCGCGGTGGCGGACCATGCCGGCGTGCTGCTCGAGGACGGGCTGCTGCTGCACCATCCGTCGCTCAAACCGTACGATCCGACGTCCCTGTCGCGCCGGACGCCCCTGAGCCGCCTGGCCCGGTGGATCGTGGAGGTGGCGCGGCCGCTGGAGGCGTCGTCGTGATCACGTTGCGGTTGCGGGGTTCGCTGGCGACGTGCGTGCGGGAGCACCTGGACGACGAGGCGTTGGGCCGTTGCGGGCCTGACGAGGCGATCGTCGAGCTGGAGGCACGGACGGTCGCGGAAGCGCTGAGTCTCGTGGGGCCCCAGGCGCCGGGCTTCGCGCTGCGCTGGGATCTCGGGAGCTGGCGCGTGTCCGTGGATGGCCGCGCACTCGAGTCGGCGGCGGGGCTCTGGATGCGTCTGGCGAACCGTGCTTACGTCTCGATCTCGCCGGTTCTGGCCGGCTCGGGGCCTGCGTGGGCGGCGTTGCCGCTGTGGGCCAAGATCGTGGCCGGCGTCAGCACTGTGTACTCAGTCGTCCATGCCGTAACGCAGATCCCCTCGATCCCCGACACGGAACACCTGGCGGAGGAGGGCCAGCGCCGGACACTGTTCTCCGGTCCAGTGAACACCGTCGCTCAGGGCGGCGCCGTGCCCTTGATCTACGGCCGGACACGGGTGGGCTCGACCGTGATCTCCGGTGGTCTGTCGCCGGATCGCCCGACCGGCGGCGAGTACACGTCACCACCGGTGATCGACCTGGGCGGAAACGCGGCCGAAGGGCGACCGGATCCAGCGGAGGATCCGCGACACGGCATCACCCGTGACGTACCGGCGCCTGGTGAGGCCTCCCGTTCGCGGTCGACGTTGCGCGTGGTCGATCTGCTTGGCGAGGGGGAGATCGAGGGCCTGGCGGACGGTCTCGAGTCGGTGTTCATCGACGGTGTGCCGGTAGAGACGGACGGTGAACTCAACGTCAAGGGCGTGTCGGTCCAGGAGCGTCGCGGCCTTGCGCACGGCCACGCGGAGCAGGGGGCGCTCGCCGGCTTCGACGTAACGGCAACGGGTTTGCCTCGCTCGAGCACGAAGGTCGCCCATGGGACTCCGGTGTCGCAGCGAGTGCCGCAGGGCTACGACGCGGCTCGGGTGACGCTGGTGTTTCCGCGGCTCGTGCAGTACGACGAGAACAACCGCGCGCTTAAGACGGAAGTCGAGGTTCGGATCGAGACGCGGCCGACGGGCCAGATGTCGTGGACCACCGTGCTCCTGCAGACGATCAGGGACCGATCTCTGGACAGGCAGGAGTTGTCCTGGCGGGTCGACCGTCCTGGGAGCGTTCGGGCGAAGGGAACATGGGAGATCCGAGTATCGCGGGAGACTACCGACTCGGAGCCGGACGAGGCGTCGGACGAAGTGCGGTGGGAGCGCACGTTCGGCCTGCGGGACGTGAAGCAGTCGTATCCGCACTCTGCCGTTGTCGGCCTGACGATGGACCTTAGCCAATCCGAGGTGAACCCGAGCAGGCGGGAGTACGAAGTCCGAGGCCGGAAGGTGATGGCGCCGCTGCCGTCCATGTGGGATCCGGACAAGCCGACATCGGAGTCGGCGGCGACCTACGGCGAGGGGATGTGGGATGGCAGATTGGCGCCCCGGTGGACGAACAATCCGGCATGGATCGCCTATGACCTGCTGACGGATCACCGCGGCGGCCTCGGGGGCGTTCCCGGGATGGCGGCCGCTGCGTACGCCGCCCGGTGGGAGTTCTTCGAGTTGGCGAGGCGCTGCGACGAGCTCGTGCCGTCTCCGGAGAGTGAGTCGGCAATGGAGCCACGGTGGCGCTTCAACGGCGTGATCGAGCGCCGGGAGCAGGCGCGGAAGGTCGTGGACTGGGTCCTGTCCGCCTGCCGGGCCGGCGCGCTGTGGAGCTCGGGTCATGCGTCTCTGGCGGTCGACGGCGACAGCGACGTGACGGCGGCGTTGGCCAACGCGAACGTGATCGACGGCGAGTTCGAGTACCAGGGTCTGCGGTGGCAGGAGCGCTACTCGGCGGTGGCGGTGACCTGGCGGGACCCGGACGACGACTTCCGGTCCGGGATCGAGCTGGTGGTGTTCGACGATCTGGTTGCGAAGTACGGGTTCCGTCAGAAGGACGTTGCGGCCGTGGGCTGCACGTCGCGCGGGCAGGCTCACCGGACGGGGCTGCTGCTGCTGAACGAGCAGGAGAACGAGTCGGAGACCGTGAAGTTCGGCATGGCGCTTGAGGGGATGCACCTGCGCCCCGGCGATCGCGTGCGGATTGCCGACGACCGGCGCTTCGAGCAGCGGGCTGGTTTCCGGATCCGCGAGGTGGACACGTCGGTCGCCGGCCAGGAGACGCTGACGCTCGACACGCCGGCGCCGCGGCTGGCTGCCGGTGGCCGGATCGTCTGGGGCGAGGGCCGTTCGGCTGAGGTGTCGGCGGCGGCGGAGACTCTGGAGCACGAGATCGCGCTGGGCGCGGCCACCGCAGTGACGTCGACCAGCGCGGACTGGTCGTTCCGCAATGACCGGTTGCCAGCCTCGCTGGGCGGCGGCAACGTGGACAGGGTGATTCTGTACCGGCAGGGTGCCAACTGGACCGCGTACGTGGGCGCCTCTCTCGACGCGGGCGCGGCGTGGGAGCGCTTCGCTGGTGCGGTCCAGGTTGCGCACCCTACCGCTGGCACGTTGGTGCTTGCGGGGCCTGACCATCCCTCGAGCGCCTACCGGGATGCGTCGCCGCCCTACAACTGGTTCGTGGGCAGCGATGACGGAAACGAGATGCAGACCTGGTTGGCGGCGTACGAGGCGCTGCCGGCAGCGGATCGAGGCGGCGTGACGCTACGTCTGGTTCAGCCCGCTCCGGTGAATCTGCAGTCTCCGCGCCTCACGACGACAGACGTACCGACGGGCCTCGGGGTCGGCGACCTGGTGGCGGAAGAGTCGGCAGTGACGGACTGGATCGTGACCCAACTGACCGAGCGGGACAAGGCCGAAGTGCAGGTCGAAGCGCGGCGCCACGACCCGGAGAAGTACAAGGCGGTCGAAAAGCGACGGGAGTTGGCGCCGCCGTTGCGCACCCCGGTGGCGCCGATGGCGCCGCCGACGGCCGTCACGGTGGCCGAAACGACCTACCGGGACCGGAACCTGGTGCGGAGTCAGCTCGAGATCGCCGTCCGCGGCGGGGATCACGATTCGCGGATCGCGCGTGTGGAGTACCAGATCCGGCGGCCGAAGCGCCGGGCGACAGCGGCCGAGATCGAGGCTGGAGACTGGTCTGTGCTGCCCAGAGGCCCGTGGCAGCCGCTTCGCACAACGCCTGCGCGGAGCATCGTCGTTCGCGATGTCGCCCTGGGTGGCTACCGAGTGCGGGCGCGCTTCCTGGGAGGCCGCCGCGAGTCGGATTGGACGCGGAGCGCGCACGTGGTCGCAGACGGAAAGACGGACGCGGGTACGGCACCAACCGGCCTTGCGGCGGAGCCGGCTATCGGTGGCTACTGGGCGCACTGGAATCCCTCGCCCGATGGGGACTACGCTCACACGGAGATCTACGACCGAGCGGGCACGCCTGGCTCGCCGGCTGCCGACGTGGATGTCTCCGGAGACAACTGGACGTTGCGCGGAAAGATCGCGGGCACGGGACTCACACGCGCGGACGTGTCAGGCACGGAGGCACTTCGGGTGGCGATTCGGCATGTGGACACGTCCGGCTTGTCTACTGAAGCGCGCGAAGTCGGTGTGGAACCGTTGGAAGGCGTGTCCGGCGCCGATGGTGAGGACGGGATCGGATACGAGTATGTGTTCGCGGCGTACAGCGAGGGCACGTTGCCGAACGCCAAGCGGCCTTCCAACAACTGGGGATACGAGCGGCAGGGCACGGTGGACGGCTTGACATGGCACGACGGCGCTCCGGATCTGACTTCGAACACGCCGGTGCTTCTGCGCGCGGAGAGGAAGGTGGTTGGAGCGCCGTCACCGGGCGATGCGGTGACGGACGACTGGAGCGTGCCGACGATCCTGGGTCGTTACGGCGAGGACGGGGTTCCCGGCGAGGACGGGGAAGATGGTCGCGGCTACGAATACGTGTTCGCAGCCTACGCGACGGATACCGTGCCGGCCTCGAAGCGGCCTTCCAACAACTGGGGATACGAGCGGCAGGGCACTGTGGACAGCTTGACATGGCACGACGGCGCTCCCGATCTGACTTCGAACACGCCGGTGCTTCTGCGGGCAGAGAGGAAACTGGTTGGTACGCCGTCCCCGGGAGACGCGATAGCGGACGATTGGAGCGTGCCCGCCGTCGTGGGCAGGTATGGAGAAGATGGCGTTCCAGGCGCGGACGGCGAAGATGGTCGCGGGTACGAGTACGTGTTCGCCGCCTACGCGGACGAGACGGTGCCGGCTTCGAAGCGGCCTCTGAATAGTTGGGGATACGAGCGGCAGGGCACCGTGGACGGTCTGACGTGGCACGACGGCGCTCCCGGGCTGACGGCGGACGCGCCAGTGCTCTTGCGAGCGGAGAGGAGGTTGGTCGGTACGCCGTCCCCGGGCGACACCGTGGCGGACGATTGGAGCGTACCCGCCGTCGTAGGCAGGTACGGGGACAATGCCGGAGCTGCCGCCCTGGACTTTGCCGCAACGGCGAACGCATCACAGGCCCAAATGACGTGGAGGGTCCCTACTACCGATGCGCCGGACAACTGGCGAGTGCAGTTCGGCCTGCCTGACTCGACCGGGATCATCAACTGGGGAACGGCGAGCTTCCTTTCGGGAAGTGCCACGGATCACACGCTCACAACTTCGGCGTTGGCATCGATCGTAGGAAAGCGACTCCACGCGCGCATCCAGGCGGCACGCTCAACGGGCGACGGGGCGTACATTCTCGGTGGTGCGGTAGAGGACGACACCGTCGTGGCGGGCACGACCTTGGTGAGTCCGACGGGCGGCACGGCGACGGCTGGCGCCGGGCAGGTGGCACTCGATTGGAATGATGTCGCCAACGCGACAGGGTACGACGTCGAACGGCAGCAGTCCGGGGGACGGTGGCAGCGGCTGGCGACTGGCCGCGCGTCCTCAAGCTACACCGACACCGGGGTGTCAAACGGCACGAGCTACCGCTATCGCGTACGGGCGACTGCCGGGTCGACCGTCGGAAGCTGGTGGACCTCGAGCTTCGTCACTCCGAACGTGGCCACGTCGGGTCCGGGAGCCCCGCGAAACCTCAGCTTGGCGGCCGACGGACAGAATGCGGCGGACGGCGACTGGGATCCGCCAACCTCCTGGGGTACCGGATCGAGCCGAACGTATCGCTACGAACTCCGGCAGGGGACCACCGTCGTTTCGTCTGGCACTACAGGAACGAGTTCGCGGCGCTTCACTGGTCTCTCTGCCGCGACCTCCTACGCACTAAAGGTGCGGTGCGAGACGACCCATGGCAACAGCAGCTACGTCTCGGATAGCGCGACGACCGCCGCGGCGCCGCCCCCGCCGCCGCCCCCGAAGAGTTGGGGAAGTTGGAGTAGTACGTGGTCCAAGGTGAGCGACCCGATCGAGGACGACTTCGACGACGCGAGCGGCCTTGCCTTCGGGCGCTTCAACAGCAACACCGAGAGTGCGATGCCCAATCAACCGTCGAGCGGCTTCTTCATGGTGCACCAGACTCAGATTTCGGGCACTTCGGTCGATCTTCTGGTGGCACAGTCCATCCCGACGACGGGCAACAACATGAGGAATCAAGCGACCGACACATGGATCGGCACAAACACGAGCTACCTGAACCAGAGCGGCCTTGATCTCAATGACTACCGCACGTCGTCTTTCAATTTCAACTCGGCACTCCAGTGGTTCGCGTCTCTTTCGAACCGCCCAAGCGGAGCTCCCGGGACCGACCGAGGCATCGCCTTCTTGACCTGGCGACGTGACAGCGATGATCCAGAGAGCGGCACACAGACGCTGCGCGTCGTGACTTCCTCAGGGATCTACCGGAAGACCCGGAGGTACGAGTGATCATCTACACGCCGGACCGCGTGATCTATCGCAGCTGTATGGGGGGCGACGAAGGGGCGATTCACTCTGCTCGGCGGAAGATGTCGGCGGCAGGGCCCACTTACCGGGAAGTCATCAACGGCGTTTCGGCCCAGATCGTGGTGGACGACGGGCTCGGTCATGAGGGTTACCTGGATGTGTCCGCCGGCAACCGCGCCCTGGTGGCCGAGGAAGGCGGTGTGGTCATTGGCGTGGTGATGGTGAGAGTCTCGAAGGACCAGTCGCGCTGGCGGGCCGAGTTGGACGCATGGGCGTGTCCGGACAAGTGCCACCCCGACCGTCCGCTCGACTTCGTCGGCGATGCGCTGATCTGGTTGCGGTCGATCGGTGTGACGGCTGCCGTCACCCGCGCCCATCTTCGGGCCTCCGGCGACGCGCCGGCTCGCGTAGTGAAGTGGGCGCCGGACCCGATCCCGGAGCATCCGTTGGGTCTGCCGCGAGTGCTGACCTACGATCTCCGGTAGCTGCTTGTCTAGGCTGCGGCCAGCGGGGGCTGAGCGCGCTCGTCAAGCCGTAGTTTCTCGCAAAGATCACACGCTTATGGCGAGTGAATCACGCAATTCTCACGTTGCTCTGGTAGGCAACTTGCATGAAGCTCACCGGCTCGGTGGTCTTGATTCTGGCGTTGGCGGGCCCCGCGGCAGCGGCCGTCCAGGGCGCCGGGGAGTACACGGACTGCGTGCCGTCGTCGCCGCAGGTCACGTTCGAGCCCGGCTACGCCGTGAGCATGTGCTTCGAGTACGAACGAGGCGGCGAGCCGGCGCAGGCGGACGCGATCGACTTCGGGCTCGGTTCGCGTCAGTCGGGCCTTCTCTGGTTCTTTGATCCGGACAACGCGGAGGTCTTGATCAAGGTCCTGGACGGGTGTGAGATGAACGGCCACCGCTGGGTGCTCGTGGCGCCGGTGACGACGCTGGCCTTCAACCTGTCGGTCGAGGAGACGGCCACCGGCAGGAGGTGGGTACACCGGAATCCGCGCGGCGGCGTGACCGCGGAGGCGAGGAGCGATCTGACGGCCTTTCCGTGCGGGCCGGCGGCGGCTTCATCGACGTCCTTGACGTGGCCCGGCGCCTCCTTTGCGGCACCGCTGACGGGCTCCATGACGGACGTTCGGCACGCGGTCGCCGGTGCGGCCGCGGATTGCGCGCCCCGGCCGGTGACGACCCTGGGCGGCGGCTTCACGGTCAGCATGTGCGTCGAACACGAGAAAGACGGCGAAGTCGTCGTGACGCAGGCGCGGGACTACGGTCTGGACTCCAGCCAGTCCGCCTTGCTGTACTTCTTCGAGCGCGACAACGCGGAGGTGCTGGTCAAGGTCCTGGACGGGTGTGCCCTGAACGGCCACCGCTGGGTGTTCGTCGCGCCGGTGACGACGCTCGGGTTCAAGCTGTCGATCGAGCCGCCCGGCGGGGGGGCCGCCTGGACGCATGCGAACAGCTTCGGCCGGACGGCCTCGGCGAGGAGCGACCCGGAAGCGTTCCGCTGTGCCGACGACGAGCAGCCGGGAGGCCCCGACTCCCTTTCCGGTCAGGTCGTCGGCTATCGGGGCGCCTGGCCGGACGTCGAGGTGATAGTGACCGCGAAGGGTGTCCTCCGGGTCGCGACGCCGGACTCCTTCGGCCGTTTCCGGTTCGATGGCCTCGCGGCCGGCCGCTACGCCGTCAAGGTACACGCGGCAGGTCACCGCACGACGCCCGCCCGGATGGTCGACGTTCCGCAGTGGGGCGGCCCTCCGGAACCGTTCGACCTGACGCCGATTCCCACGGACCCGTTCGTCTTCCACTGGGAAGAGGACCAGAGCACGGCGGGCACCGAGTACTCGGCTGCGGTCAACCGGCCGCGCGAGATCGAGTTCGAGGACGAGCCGGTCAGGGTGGTCGACAACTCGTCGGCGAACGCCCTGGCTCACGACTACAACATGCTGCTGGTGGATTCCGACGATGCTTCCTGGTCGCAGGAGCACGCGTGGCGGCTGTTGACGACCATGCGTTCCATTCCGCAGGAGACAAGGGACCCGTACCGCGCGCAGTCGCTGGTGGCTTCGCAGTGGCTGCTGACGCCCAGGTACCTGGAGGGCGACATCGAGGTGAGGACGGACCGGTCTTCTCCCGTCGTCCTGGTTTCCGAGGCCGCCTTCGTCAACGCGAATCCACGCGTGGCGACGGTGGACGGCAAACGGGGAACCTGGTTCTCAAAGCGACTGCACCACGCTCTCGTTCGGTTCGTGACGGACAACGGCCGCGACGTCGACGCCTACGAGCGGATCTTCGAGGAACGCTACGGCGTCACGACGGAGATACGCGACTACGCCTCCCTGACCTCGCCGACCGGGAACGAGGGCGCGGGCCGTTTCCAGCGTTTCCACCCGGAGGAGATCGTCACGCTGCTCAACATGCTCGAGGAGTTTCCGAGCGGCATGCGCAAGACGCAGGGTCTCACGCATCTCGTCCGGCGCCTCGACGGCACGCCTCATCCCGTGTATCCGGGAGCACCGGCCGTAGCCTGGCCGGACGCCGGCTACATCGAGTTCATGGACACGGCGTTTCTTTCGTCCGACGTCGACTACATCCACCGCCTGGTGATTCACGAGAAGGCGCACTTCCTCTGGGCTCACGTTTTCGACCAGCGGACCCGTGACGACTGGGCCCGGGTCGGTGGCTGGTACGAGGATCCACAGAGTCCGTCCGGCTGGTCCACCACGAAGACGACGGAGTTCGTCTCCGCCTATGCGCACCTGAAGAACCCGAACGAGGACATGGCGGAAACGATCTCCTACTTCATCATCGAGCCGGGCAAGCTCAGATCCCGGTCGGTCGCCAAGTACGAGTTCGTGCGAGACCGGATCATGCAGGGGAACCTGTATCTCTCCCGGATCCGGGAGGACCTGACGTTCCAGGTGTACAACCTGTTTCCGGACTACGTGTTCCCCGGCAAGGTTCGCCGCGTCGACATCAGGGTGACGGGCGGAGCCAGGGAAGACAAGGAGTTCCGCATCGAGATCGAGCTGCATGCGCTCGACCGTGATCTTGAGGGCGCGCGCCACGCGCTAGTACGGGTAAACAGCAGCGTCGGTACGTTCTTCGATCTGTATCTCGACCCCGTGGATGGGAACGGCAACCGGATCGAGGAGGGGACCGTTCTCGTGGGCACGAAGAAGCTGAGCCGGTACAGCAAAGCGGGCTACTGGCTTCCAATCCAGCTCAAGATCGTGGACAGGGTCGGCAACCGGCGCTACCAGAGAGGCGACGATTTCGGATGGAAGCTCTATGTCGACAACTTCCTGGAGGACTGGACGCCGCCGGAGTACGTCCCCGACACCGCCCGTCTCAGCAGGGGCCGGGAAAGAGTGGTGGAAGGCCGCGTCGTCCAGTCGATCGAAGCGACCTGGGAGGTGAGTGAGAACAACCTCATGCGGAAGAGCTGGCCATGCCATGCGTCCATCAACGACGAGATTCTCTCGACGCATGCGCTGGGAGAGGGCGGGGCTTTCGAGCCTGCGGAGAACCTGTGCCGAGTGAACTTTCCCATGCCGGACTACATGCCGTCTTCGATGTACTCCCTGAACTACGTCAGGATGGTCGATCGGGCCAGAAATTGGGGTGGCGCCAGGTTCACCAGCGAGCCCGGGGACGAGGAGCCTCAGCGGATCCGGGTGCGGACGGCCAATTCGGACACGGAACCGCCCGAGCTCGACCTGAACAGGATGAGCGTCGACGCGGAACCCACGAACCCTGAACAGCCGAACGGCGAGACGATCGTGAGGTTGAGTTTTCGCACCCGCGACAACATCTCGGGCTACACGCACACATCGATCCACTTTCTCGATCCGCAGGGGATCACCCACCATGTCTGGGCGTATGACGACGAGAGAGGCTATGTCTTTCCGCTGAGCGATCCGACCAGGTGGAAGGAGCACACGATCGTGCATGTCCTGCCGCCCGGCTCGGCGCCGGGAACCTGGGGCGTTTCGAACATGCGGCTCATCGACCGGGCCCACAACTTCGTGCACCACGACTTCACGGAAGTGATCCACTTCACAGTGGACTGAGGCGGCGGGTCTGCAGATGGGCGCGAGCATGGAGTGCTTCAGTCGTTTCTTCGTGAGGTCGCAGGTCGCCAGGCTTGCCGGCTCCGTCATGTGTCTTCTGGCGTTGAGCGGTCCCGCGGCGGCGGCCGTCCAGGGCGCGGGGGAGTACACGGACTGCGTGCCCTCGTCGCCGCAGATCACGTTCGAGCCTGGCTACGCCGTGAGCATGTGCTTCGAGT
Protein-coding regions in this window:
- a CDS encoding phage tail protein yields the protein MITLRLRGSLATCVREHLDDEALGRCGPDEAIVELEARTVAEALSLVGPQAPGFALRWDLGSWRVSVDGRALESAAGLWMRLANRAYVSISPVLAGSGPAWAALPLWAKIVAGVSTVYSVVHAVTQIPSIPDTEHLAEEGQRRTLFSGPVNTVAQGGAVPLIYGRTRVGSTVISGGLSPDRPTGGEYTSPPVIDLGGNAAEGRPDPAEDPRHGITRDVPAPGEASRSRSTLRVVDLLGEGEIEGLADGLESVFIDGVPVETDGELNVKGVSVQERRGLAHGHAEQGALAGFDVTATGLPRSSTKVAHGTPVSQRVPQGYDAARVTLVFPRLVQYDENNRALKTEVEVRIETRPTGQMSWTTVLLQTIRDRSLDRQELSWRVDRPGSVRAKGTWEIRVSRETTDSEPDEASDEVRWERTFGLRDVKQSYPHSAVVGLTMDLSQSEVNPSRREYEVRGRKVMAPLPSMWDPDKPTSESAATYGEGMWDGRLAPRWTNNPAWIAYDLLTDHRGGLGGVPGMAAAAYAARWEFFELARRCDELVPSPESESAMEPRWRFNGVIERREQARKVVDWVLSACRAGALWSSGHASLAVDGDSDVTAALANANVIDGEFEYQGLRWQERYSAVAVTWRDPDDDFRSGIELVVFDDLVAKYGFRQKDVAAVGCTSRGQAHRTGLLLLNEQENESETVKFGMALEGMHLRPGDRVRIADDRRFEQRAGFRIREVDTSVAGQETLTLDTPAPRLAAGGRIVWGEGRSAEVSAAAETLEHEIALGAATAVTSTSADWSFRNDRLPASLGGGNVDRVILYRQGANWTAYVGASLDAGAAWERFAGAVQVAHPTAGTLVLAGPDHPSSAYRDASPPYNWFVGSDDGNEMQTWLAAYEALPAADRGGVTLRLVQPAPVNLQSPRLTTTDVPTGLGVGDLVAEESAVTDWIVTQLTERDKAEVQVEARRHDPEKYKAVEKRRELAPPLRTPVAPMAPPTAVTVAETTYRDRNLVRSQLEIAVRGGDHDSRIARVEYQIRRPKRRATAAEIEAGDWSVLPRGPWQPLRTTPARSIVVRDVALGGYRVRARFLGGRRESDWTRSAHVVADGKTDAGTAPTGLAAEPAIGGYWAHWNPSPDGDYAHTEIYDRAGTPGSPAADVDVSGDNWTLRGKIAGTGLTRADVSGTEALRVAIRHVDTSGLSTEAREVGVEPLEGVSGADGEDGIGYEYVFAAYSEGTLPNAKRPSNNWGYERQGTVDGLTWHDGAPDLTSNTPVLLRAERKVVGAPSPGDAVTDDWSVPTILGRYGEDGVPGEDGEDGRGYEYVFAAYATDTVPASKRPSNNWGYERQGTVDSLTWHDGAPDLTSNTPVLLRAERKLVGTPSPGDAIADDWSVPAVVGRYGEDGVPGADGEDGRGYEYVFAAYADETVPASKRPLNSWGYERQGTVDGLTWHDGAPGLTADAPVLLRAERRLVGTPSPGDTVADDWSVPAVVGRYGDNAGAAALDFAATANASQAQMTWRVPTTDAPDNWRVQFGLPDSTGIINWGTASFLSGSATDHTLTTSALASIVGKRLHARIQAARSTGDGAYILGGAVEDDTVVAGTTLVSPTGGTATAGAGQVALDWNDVANATGYDVERQQSGGRWQRLATGRASSSYTDTGVSNGTSYRYRVRATAGSTVGSWWTSSFVTPNVATSGPGAPRNLSLAADGQNAADGDWDPPTSWGTGSSRTYRYELRQGTTVVSSGTTGTSSRRFTGLSAATSYALKVRCETTHGNSSYVSDSATTAAAPPPPPPPKSWGSWSSTWSKVSDPIEDDFDDASGLAFGRFNSNTESAMPNQPSSGFFMVHQTQISGTSVDLLVAQSIPTTGNNMRNQATDTWIGTNTSYLNQSGLDLNDYRTSSFNFNSALQWFASLSNRPSGAPGTDRGIAFLTWRRDSDDPESGTQTLRVVTSSGIYRKTRRYE
- a CDS encoding NlpC/P60 family protein → MIELTATGLAALRAHVEREWPREAGGLIVGGGFFALPNRHPEPERGYEFHQADLDGAAAVVHSHPDGAPFPSREDMKSQVAVGLPHGIVPMTGASVSATGAAAPDEPREVVAGEPFFWPDMDRPYVGRPYRHGVTDCFTLVRDWYRRECGIELPPVAYEWRWDETSPELDLYSSWRRRLGWSAVDPSRARPGDIVLLRMAGGAVADHAGVLLEDGLLLHHPSLKPYDPTSLSRRTPLSRLARWIVEVARPLEASS
- a CDS encoding phage minor tail protein L; protein product: MKERLQLMSPVAVEAGRMDAGPIVDLFTVRYLDDTGRERVERYTTGPAATASVMYGGQEYRPLPIALEGAGFSASGAAARPTLRVSLLDRTAAPAGWHGARIDRVRTLARYLDGASEADSSRHWPRESWVVDRLSREAREEVVWQLSSPLDLEQSMIPRRQVLRDVCQWQYRRRVGDAWEDPPVEDGCPYRGRNAAGGPYWNAGDEEVSEAAEDVCSRRLSGCRLRFGEHGVLPFGGFAGVSQVRR